Proteins from one Podospora pseudoanserina strain CBS 124.78 chromosome 1, whole genome shotgun sequence genomic window:
- a CDS encoding hypothetical protein (EggNog:ENOG503P8NS), with product MPGLIPLMLGNRASWMPPPSNNTSPTSETAPKLRRQSTQNTDTWQSYRSQRPKPVKRFSLPAPAPLPMIPYSSAEWRKAIAEIKRHHIEKRYRACSARCVEILNAIKGKSQVEPVYLIYLHFYAATSLEILARPLPSSSHRTDTLQQARNHFNRASALINAAEESVVSKARSSSSMSSRGSSCHSPSSSISSSRAWTPETPTESVSSCEDSCSRDISPKRVKKVSFSLPKEEPIQINIPEPMIRPDSPTLGFDDFYFSSPVLSQKLPDLPVSPKFQERFQEVEYPLHTIHESEDEHDDSSLASPSSVTSEEEDENAYMISQTVDRCCEHLSGLRKQLNRHSANVDQWLRSPNLASAARARASSEVEDKQARIERLRKMNWERTRFDPTRYEELCEEVMAELS from the coding sequence ATGCCTGGACTCATTCCCTTGATGCTCGGCAACAGAGCGAGCTGGATGCCGCCTCCGTCCAacaacacatcaccaacatcagaGACGGCGCCAAAGCTCAGACGCCAATCCACACAGAATACCGACACATGGCAGAGTTACCGATCACAGCGTCCGAAGCCGGTCAAGCGCTTCTCActtccagcaccagcacctcTTCCAATGATTCCCTATTCATCAGCAGAGTGGAGGAAAGCCATCGCTGAGATCAAGAGACACCACATCGAGAAGAGATACAGGGCCTGCTCAGCACGATGTGTGGAAATcctcaacgccatcaaggGCAAGTCTCAGGTTGAGCCAGTATATCTGATCTATCTTCACTTCTATGCCGCCACTTCATTGGAGATTCTCGCCCGACCTCTCCCATCAAGCTCACACAGAACCGACACCCTTCAGCAAGCCCGCAACCACTTTAATCGCGCATCCGCCCTCATCAACGCTGCCGAGGAATCCGTCGTCAGTAAAGCACGATCCAGCTCATCCATGTCGTCACGAGGCTCGAGTTGCCACTCGCCATCAAGTTCCATTAGCAGCTCTCGAGCTTGGACCCCAGAGACACCCACCGAGTCCGTTTCATCTTGCGAAGATAGCTGCAGCAGGGATATCTCCCCCAAACGTGTCAAGAAGgtctctttctccctccccaaggAGGAACCCATCCAGATCAACATTCCAGAGCCCATGATCCGCCCAGACTCACCCACCCTCGGATTTGACGACTTTTACTTCTCCTCACCAGTCCTCTCGCAAAAGCTGCCCGACTTGCCAGTAAGCCCCAAGTTCCAGGAAAGGTTCCAAGAGGTCGAATATCCATTACACACCATTCACGAAAGCGAAGACGAGCATGACGACTCGTCATTagcatccccctcatcagtGACgtcagaggaagaggacgaaaACGCGTACATGATCTCCCAGACTGTCGACCGCTGCTGCGAACACCTCTCCGGTCTCCGAAAACAACTCAACCGTCATTCCGCCAATGTGGACCAGTGGCTCAGGTCGCCAAATCTTGCCTCTGCTGCTCGTGCTAGGGCGAGTagtgaggtggaggataaGCAAGCCAGGATTGAGAGGTTACGGAAGATGAACTGGGAGAGGACAAGGTTTGATCCGACGCGATATGAGGAGCTTTGCGAGGAGGTCATGGCGGAGCTTTCCTGA
- the HTS1 gene encoding Cytoplasmic and mitochondrial histidine tRNA synthetase (COG:J; EggNog:ENOG503NVF4), producing the protein MQSSWIHAIRSVRPSRRLAPTLTFRPTCLSAPASRRCFHISSPRPQDINPAIEDMAPKAPKFEIKTPKGTRDWSGADMVLREKIFNTITNVFKRHGGVTIDTPVFELKPHPTGKYGEDSKLIYDLADQGGELCSLRYDLTVPFARFLAMNKDISQIKRYHIAKVYRRDQPAVKKGRMREFLIYSFDIAGLYDPMIPDAEIIRIINEVFEGLGWQGKYTIKLNSRKILDGIFQVCGVPEASIRPISSAVDKLDKMPWEDVRKEMVEEKGLAPEIADKIGKYVVLKGKRDLLEQLQKDEELAANPSMQQGFADMDLLFTYLDAFNAGHSVSFDLSLARGLDYYTGVIYEVVTEGSAPKVSAASADASAEKSKKKKGKAGEDEDRSDDPTVGIGSVAAGGRYDNLVGMFSGKTQVPCVGISFGIDRIFSIMRANQAKKERKNEVDVFVMAFGGGKDFTGLLKERSEIAARLWDANIKAEFLYKVKPKLQNQFKAAEANGVPFALILGEDELAQGKIKIKEMGLPEDHPLKEGELIDLKNLTKEVQVRIERKKQLDAIVEQAEGLRVVGGIKGEDVKVEQLAKEGEGGEEVKAEN; encoded by the exons ATGCAGAGCTCGTGGATACATGCCATCCGGTCTGTTCGACCATCACGACGACTGGCCCCGACATTGACCTTCCGCCCAACCTGCCTCTCCGCTCCCGCTTCCAGACGGTGCTTCCACATCTCGTCACCGAGACCCCAGGACATCAACCCCGCTATCGAAGACATGGCGCCAAAGGCCCCCAAGTTCGAGATCAA GACCCCTAAGGGCACCAGAGACT GGTCCGGCGCGGACATGGTCCTTAGGGAGAAGAttttcaacaccatcaccaacgtctTCA AGCGCCACGGCGGTGTAACAATCGACACTCCTGTTTTTGAGTT GAAACCGCATCCAACAGGGAAATATGGAGAGGATAGCAAGCTCATT TATGACCTTGCCGATCAGGGCGGCGAGCTCTGCAGTTTGAGATACGACTTGACCGTCCCGTTCGCTCGGTTCCTGGCAATGAACAAGGACATTTCACAGATCAAGCGTTATCACATTGCGAAGGTCTACCGAAGAGACCAGCCTGCGGTCAAGAAGGGCCGTATGAGAGAGTTT CTGATTTACAGTTTCGATATCGCTGGACTCTACGACCCAATGATCCCAGACGCCGAGATC ATCAGAATCATCAACGAAGTCTTCGAGGGCCTTGGCTGGCAAGGAAAGTacaccatcaagctcaacTCACGCAAGATTCTTGATGGCATCTTCCAGGTCTGTGGTGTTCCCGAGGCCTCCATCCGCCCCATCTCGTCCGCCGTCGACAAGCTTGACAAGATGCCATGGGAGGATGTCCGCAAGGAGAtggtcgaggagaagggaCTTGCGCCAGAGATTGCCGACAAGATCGGAAAGTACGTCGTGCTCAAGGGCAAGCGGGACCTGCTCGAGCAGCTGCAaaaggacgaggagctggccgCCAACCCCTCGATGCAACAAGGTTTCGCCGACATGGATCTCCTCTTCACCTACCTCGACGCCTTCAACGCCGGCCACAGTGTCTCGTTCGATCTCTCACTAGCTAGAGGTCTGGACTACTACACTGGAGTTATCTACGAAGTTGTCACCGAGGGGTCAGCGCCCAAGgtttctgctgcttctgctgatGCCTCGGCGGaaaagtccaagaagaagaagggcaaggctggggaagatgaggatcGCTCTGATGACCCGACAGTAGGCATTGGCTCCGTCGCTGCTGGTGGAAGATACGACAACCTCGTTGGCATGTTCTCTGGCAAAACCCAGGTCCCTTGCGTGGGTATCAGCTTCGGTATCGACCGTATCTTCTCCATCATGAGGGCGAaccaggccaagaaggagaggaaaaaCGAGGTTGATGTCTTCGTCATGGCCTTTGGTGGCGGCAAGGACTTTACTGGTTTACTGAAGGAGAGAAGTGAGATTGCGGCCCGTTTGTGGGACGCTAACATCAAG GCCGAGTTCCTCTACAAGGTCAAGCCCAAGCTCCAAAACCAGttcaaggctgccgaggcgaATGGTGTGCCGTTTGCGCTTATTCTGGGAGAGGACGAGCTGGCTCAGggcaagatcaagatcaaggagatgggTCTGCCGGAGGATCACCCGCtgaaggagggagagctgaTTGATTTGAAGAACTTGACCAAGGAGGTGCAGGTGAGGAttgagaggaagaagcagcTAGATGCTATTGTTGAGcaggcggaggggttgagggttgtGGGGGGGAtcaagggggaggatgtgaagGTTGAGCAGCTGGCtaaggagggagaggggggggaggaggttaagGCCGAGAACTAA
- a CDS encoding hypothetical protein (COG:Q; EggNog:ENOG503NW11) codes for MASEVESIGKSDPTQISENNKPDSLDHATNEKNDAPAVTPPPKDPQARPEREATFKDYLRVFTYATKWDFAMMVAAGVASIGAGTTMPLMNIVFGRLIGDFNNYFTPAAQSQSDFEAQTNKMALYIFGLFIARFGLNYINKFCFRLIGIRMSAAIRLHYMRSLFGQTIHVLDSMPSGAAASTITGTSNTLQLGISEKLGTFLEFSSTITTAIIVAFTYDWALALVTSSVILFIALVIGTMLPFILKGQTRLTKAEAKGTSVATESFSAIRMISSCGAESRMAKKYAEWVKKARQAAQFSSPFFSIQFGGIFFGLYGSFALAFWYGMKSVVEGRIDNIGTIIIVLTSVMMMVISLERISTPLIAVSKAMVAAAEFFAVIDAPKPKMGTLKEPDVTADQDIVFEDVVFAYPSRPSKKVLDGLNLRIGANMNTAIVGPSGSGKSTIVGLIEGWYTLHDQYVIAKAVAKDPAKEKKEKEKEKKRKEGKVVEKSEDEEEDGPAPIDAEDVGPPVELSGSISTCGKELGDIDIKWWRSQIGLVQQEPFLFNNTIFENVATGLIGTEHENASKEEKMKLVKEACAESFADEFIDRLPDGYETQVGDSGAKLSGGQRQRIAIARSIIKKPKILILDEATSAIDVRGERIVQAALERASKGRTTITIAHRLSTIKNADRIVVLQNGKVAEEGTHDGLLANELGVYYGLVHAQKLSLGEDTGEDNLQEEDIAAVLTREKSAAISEKDGTKKSVPVWKDRNLINGFGKLLSEQKSRFPFYIIALVGAMGAASAIPIQAYLFAQVVGVFQDPLNLLEGATFWSKMWAALAAGVGFSYFLTTYVSTSVEGFISAAYKQEYFESILFQPTSYFDKDDNATGQLTARLSSDPQALKEMLGINIMMMLIGVFSLIGALAISFAFGWKLALVATCVTVPMGLLAGYYRIRYELQFNAMNEAVFQESSKFGAESISAFRTVSALVMEDSICNRYSNLLNGHVTGAYKKARWTTFIFAYADSVGLGCTALILWYGGRLLAAREYDVIAFLVTYMAMIQGAESAGQWLSFGPNAAQAAAAANRILQARDSKIKDSISAAEQIPDTEGGIAIELRDVFFKYPTRDVSIFRGLNITIEKGQFAALVGASGSGKTSIVSLLERFYDVDKGQILFNGKDISEVNVFEYRKLLSLVAQEPSLFHGTIRENILLGVDPEQVSEEELHNCCKDASIHEFIMSLPEGYNTNIGSRGVSLSGGQKQRLSIARALIRNPRVLLLDEATSSLDSESEKLVQKAFERVAKGRTTVAVAHRLATIQGADVIYVLGEGKVLEKGNHNELLRKKGVYWHMCHNQALDR; via the exons ATGGCAAGTGAGGTAGAGAGTATAGGGAAATCAGATCCCACCCAAATTTCTGAAAACAACAAACCGGACTCTCTCGATCATGCCACCAACGAAAAGAACGATGCCCCTGCTgtgacaccaccacccaaggaCCCTCAGGCGCGCCCTGAAAGAGAGGCTACTTTCAAGGACTACCTACGGGTCTTCACCTATGCGACAAAATGGGACTTTGCCATGATGGTGGCCGCTGGCGTGGCTAGTATCGGCGCTGGTACCACGATGCCGCTCATGAACATTGTCTTTGGAAGACTGATTGGCGACTTTAACAACTACTTCACCCCCGCTGCTCAGTCACAGTCGGATTTCGAGGCACAAACCAACAAGATGGCGCTGTACATCTTTGGTCTGTTCATCGCCCGCTTCGGCCTCAACTACATCAACAAGTTCTGCTTCCGTCTCATCGGTATCCGCATGTCTGCCGCTATCAGATTGCATTACATGAGATCTCTCTTTGGCCAAACGATTCACGTCCTTGACTCGATGCCCTCTGGAGCCgcagccagcaccatcaccggAACATCCAACACGCTGCAGCTCGGTATCTCAGAGAAGCTGGGCACCTTCCTCGAGTTTtcttccaccatcaccaccgccatcatcgtcgcTTTTACTTACGATTGGGCCCTCGCTCTCGTTACATCCTCCGTCATTCTGTTCATTGCTTTGGTCATCGGCACCATGCTCCCTTTTATTCTCAAAGGTCAAACAAGGctcaccaaggccgaggcAAAGGGCACATCTGTCGCGACAGAGTCCTTCAGCGCCATTAGAATGATCAGCTCCTGCGGCGCAGAGTCTCGCATGGCGAAGAAGTACGCCGAATGGGTCAAGAAGGCGAGACAAGCCGCCCAGTtttcctctcccttcttctcgatcCAGTTTGGCGGCATATTCTTTGGCCTGTACGGTTCTTTTGCTTTGGCTTTCTGGTACGGGATGAAGTCTGTGGTGGAGGGACGGATCGACAACATTGGGACGATCATCATTGTGCTCACAtctgtgatgatgatggtcatCTCTCTCGAGCGCATCTCCACCCCGCTTATTGCGGTTTCAAAGGCTatggttgctgctgccgagtTTTTTGCTGTTATCGATGCGCCAAAGCCGAAGATGGGAACGCTCAAGGAGCCGGATGTGACTGCGGATCAGGATATTGTTTTTGAGGACGTGGTGTTTGCTTACCCGAGTCGGCCGTCGAAAAAGGTGCTGGATGGGCTTAACTTGAGGATTGGGGCGAATATGAACACGGCTATTGTTGGGCCTTCGGGGTCGGGGAAGAGCACGATTGTGGGGCTGATTGAGGGGTGGTATACGCTTCATGATCAGTATGTTATTGCCAAGGCTGTGGCGAAGGATCcggcgaaggagaagaaggagaaggagaaggagaagaagaggaaggaggggaaggttgttgagaagagtgaggatgaggaggaggatggacCGGCGCCTATTGATGCTGAGGATGTTGGTCCTCCTGTTGAGCTGAGCGGGAGTATTTCGACTTGTGggaaggagttgggggatATTGACATCAAGTGGTGGAGATCGCAGATTGGTCTTGTTCAGCAGGAGCCCTTCCTGTTCAATAATACCATCTTTGAGAATGTCGCTACTGGGCTTATTGGGACTGAGCATGAGAATGCGtccaaggaagagaagatgaAGTTGGTCAAGGAGGCTTGTGCTGAGAGTTTTGCTGACGAGTTTATCGACCGGTTGCCGGATGGTTATGAGACCCAGGTTGGAGATTCCGGTGCCAAGTTGAGCGGTGGGCAGAGACAGCGCATTGCTATTGCCCGGAGTatcatcaagaagcccaagattCTGATTCTGGACGAGGCTACCTCTGCCATCGATGTTCGCGGAGAGCGCATCGTTCAGGCTGCGCTCGAGAGAGCCTCCAAGGgccgcaccaccatcactatTGCCCATCGGCTGTCTACCATCAAGAACGCGGATCGCATTGTTGTCTTGCAGAACGGAAAGGTCGCTGAAGAAGGTACCCATGACGGTCTTCTTGCCAACGAGCTCGGTGTCTACTACGGTCTTGTTCACGCCCAAAAGCTGTCGCTTGGTGAGGACACTGGCGAGGATAACCTCCAGGAGGAAGATATCGCTGCCGTTCtgacgagggagaagagCGCCGCAATCTCAGAAAAGGACGGCACCAAGAAGAGTGTTCCCGTTTGGAAGGATCGCAACCTCATCAATGGTTTTGGCAAGCTCCTGTCAGAGCAGAAAAGTAGATTTCCCTTCTATatcatcgccctcgtcgGTGCCATGGGAGCCGCCTCTGCTATTCCCATTCAAGCTTACCTCTTCGCCCAAGTCGTCGGCGTCTTCCAAGACCCCCTCAATCTGCTGGAGGGAGCCACATTCTGGTCCAAGATGTGGGCTGCCCTCGCTGCCGGCGTGGGCTTCAGCTACTTCCTCACAACCTACGTCTCAACCAGCGTCGAAGGCTTCATCTCGGCTGCCTACAAGCAAGAGTACTTTGAATCAATCCTCTTCCAACCCACATCCTACTTTGACAAAGACGACAATGCCACTGGCCAGCTCACCGCCCGGTTATCGTCTGACCCTCAGGCCTTGAAAGAAATGctcggcatcaacatcatgatGATGCTCATCGGcgtcttctccctcatcggTGCCCTTGCCATCTCCTTCGCCTTTGGCTGGAAACTCGCCCTGGTAGCCACCTGCGTCACCGTCCCTATGGGTTTGCTGGCGGGGTACTACCGCATCCGTTACGAGCTCCAATTCAACGCCATGAACGAAGCCGTCTTCCAGGAGTCGTCCAAATTTGGCGCCGAGTCCATTTCCGCCTTCCGCACTGTCAGTGCTCTCGTCATGGAAGACAGCATCTGTAACCGGTATTCCAACCTCCTTAACGGGCACGTAACCGGCGCGTACAAAAAGGCTCGCTGGACAACCTTCATCTTTGCCTACGCTGACTCTGTCGGGTTGGGCTGCACCGCTCTCATCCTCTGGTACGGCGGCCGTCTCCTCGCCGCAAGGGAATACGACGTCATCGCCTTTTTGGTTACCTACATGGCCATGATCCAGGGTGCTGAGTCGGCCGGTCAGTGGCTGTCCTTCGGACCCAACGCTGCgcaggctgctgctgcggcgaaCAGGATTTTGCAGGCGAGGGATAGCAAGATTAAGGATTCCATCTCCGCGGCGGAGCAGATTCCCGACACGGAGGGGGGGATTGCTATTGAGTTGAGGGATGTTTTCTTCAAGTATCCCACGAGAGACGTTTCCATCTTTCGGGGTTTGAATATCACGATTGAGAAGGGCCAGTTTGCCGCTCTTGTTGGTGCGTCTGGGTCGGGGAAGACGTCGATTGTTTCGTTGCTGGAGCGGTTTTATGATGTGGATAAGGGGCAGATATTGTTTAACGGGAAGGATATCTCCGAGGTTAATGTTTTTGAGTACCGGAAGTTGTTGTCGCTTGTGGCGCAGGAGCCGTCGCTTTTCCACGGGACGATTAGGGAGAATATTCTCCTGGGTGTGGACCCGGAACAGGTcagtgaggaggagctgcatAATTGCTGCAAGGACGCGAGTATACATGAGTTCATCATGAGTTTGCCTGAGGGGTATAACACGAATATTGGGAGCAGGGGTGTTAGTCTGTCGGGGGGGCAGAAGCAGAGGTTGAGTATCGCGAGGGCGTTGATTAGGAATccgagggtgttgttgttggatgaggCGACTAGTTCGTTGGATTCGGAGAGCGAGAAGTTGGTCCAGAAGGCGTTTGAGAGGGTTGCCAAGGGGAGGacgacggtggcggtggcgcATCGGTTGGCGACGATTCAGGGGGCGGATGTGATTTATGtgttgggagaggggaaggtgttggagaaggggaatCACAAtgagttgttgaggaagaagggggtttATTGGCATATG TGCCATAATCAGGCTTTAGACCGTTAG
- a CDS encoding hypothetical protein (EggNog:ENOG503NWN0; COG:Q), translating to MDSTDEFSPYREDGKLYGFVCVVTGASHPIGQAIIQDMRPPPSSNTTTTAQSTSLPPLPLPPPHKNNPLPHFPPSPAIEHETLALIDEILASFGRLDIWICSPSPFPPPPPSIFSTTTPILHSLFETHALGPFFALKHAPAAMGKLSPQKGGYPNAVRKTQKYGSIITVIGGEGEKGGGVGYEMVRGAVLGVVKGGWGVEGDGGEGNAERDDVPLGRAAKPREIARVVGFLASGFSSYVTGASLVVDGGVSAMGPNIVPI from the exons ATGGACTCGACAGACGAATTCAGCCCTTATCGTGAGGATGGAAAGCTT TACGGCTTCGTCTGCGTAGTAACCGGCGCCTCCCACCCCATAGGACAAGCCATCATCCAAGA CATGcgaccacccccctcctctaacaccaccacaaccgcccaatccacctccctccctcccctccccctcccaccacctcacaaAAATAATCCCTTACCccacttccccccctccccagcaataGAACACGAAACCCTCGCCCTAATCGACGAgatcctcgcctccttcggCCGCCTAGACATCTGGATCtgctccccatcccccttccctcctcccccgccctcaatcttttccaccacaacccccattCTACACTCCCTCTTCGAAACCCACGCCCTCGGCCCATTCTTCGCGTTGAAGCACGCCCCCGCAGCAATGGGCAAGTTATCACCCCAAAAGGGGGGCTACCCAAACGCTGTGAGGAAAACGCAAAAATACGGGAGTATCATCACTGTTattggtggtgaaggggaaaagggaggcGGGGTGGGGTACGAGATGGTACGGGGTgcggttttgggggttgtgaaagggggttggggtgttgaaggggacgggggtgaggggaACGCG gagagggatgatgTGCCGCTTGGGAGGGCTGCGAAACCTAGGGAGATCGCGAGGGTGGTTGGGTTTCTCGCGAGTGGGTTTTCGAGTTATGTCACGGGGGCGAGTTTggttgtggatgggggggttag TGCTATGGGTCCGAATATTGTTCCCATTTAA